The Candida dubliniensis CD36 chromosome 2, complete sequence genome contains a region encoding:
- a CDS encoding transcriptional regulatory protein, putative (asymetrically localized transcriptional regulator that controls filamentous growth;~Similar to S. cerevisiae ASH1), with amino-acid sequence MSLVHSAMFNHHIGPSHTRSRSFELFQEAKTLRVAACKRSYSDDLNISTKRARTAPPSPPYETVTPTRASRLVISNLVKPTSNLRARSLSPNKKFSSPLSPSSSPIATVASPISSPQNIKIKLPSISDALNLPPITSKAPKPIVPTVSLDYFDTYKPNDENWRYGLLDKIAKESKHFHLNQYNYLNDHAKPSFDSKLSSKIQQSSIANGKKINFPYESNYTYLNKTYLNDVKNYPEYLELAAESLLQLKERQLPPLQPHQKHPLPVQGPLPVPAPPISHFSSYTTPQAPAYYHPHSQQQQTPPPPPPPPIATHKFIPISPPSAKKSRSDLLKSPPKHHHHQHAPRVCISCGSDQSPCWRPSWSIKQGQLCNSCGLRYKKTKARCLNDKCKKIPAKGEWTLMQSKGKETFEDGIEGYSCIACGWRVEVLPKS; translated from the coding sequence ATGAGTCTAGTCCATTCAGCCATGTTTAATCATCATATAGGCCCTTCACACACTAGATCTCGAAGTTTCGAATTATTTCAAGAAGCTAAAACCTTAAGAGTTGCTGCTTGCAAGCGATCATATAGTGACGACTTGAATATCAGCACTAAAAGAGCAAGAACTGCACCTCCTTCTCCTCCATATGAAACTGTCACACCCACCAGAGCTAGCAGGTTggtgatttcaaatttagtCAAGCCTACCAGCAACTTAAGAGCACGATCTCTTTCTCCAAACAAAAAGTTTTCCAGCCCATTATctccatcatcatcaccaataGCGACAGTTGCATCACCCATTAGCTCACCACAAAACATAAAGATCAAATTACCAAGTATTTCCGATGCATTAAATTTACCACCAATAACTTCCAAAGCTCCGAAACCGATAGTGCCAACTGTGTCTCTAGATTACTTTGATACATACAAGCCAAATGACGAAAATTGGAGGTACGGGCTTTTGGATAAAATTGCCAAAGAGTCAAAACATTTCCATCTTAATCAATACAACTATCTCAATGACCATGCAAAACCAAGCTTTGATTCCAAACTAAGTTCAAAAATCCAACAACTGTCCATTGCCAACGggaagaaaataaatttccCCTACGAATCAAACTACAcatatttgaataaaacATACTTGAATGATGTTAAAAACTATCCTGAATATCTAGAGTTGGCTGCTGaatcattattacaatTGAAAGAGCGCCAGCTCCCTCCATTGCAACCACATCAAAAACACCCCTTGCCAGTACAAGGACCGTTACCGGTGCCAGCACCTCCAATTTCacatttttcttcttaCACCACACCACAAGCCCCAGCATATTACCACCCACattcacaacaacaacaaactcctcctccaccaccaccaccaccaattgCTACACATAAATTTATTCCAATATCACCTCCATCTGCTAAAAAGTCTAGATCGGATCTATTGAAATCACCACCAAAacaccatcaccatcaaCATGCACCAAGGGTATGCATATCGTGTGGATCAGATCAATCGCCATGCTGGAGACCATCCTGGTCTATTAAACAAGGCCAATTGTGCAATTCGTGTGGGTTACGATATAAAAAGACAAAGGCTAGATGCTTGAATGACAAGTGTAAAAAAATACCTGCTAAGGGTGAATGGACACTCATGCAAAgtaaaggaaaagaaactTTTGAAGACGGTATAGAGGGTTACAGTTGTATTGCATGTGGCTGGAGAGTCGAAGTACTTCCTAAATCTTGA
- a CDS encoding hypothetical membrane protein, conserved produces the protein MEDKYIGLALAMSSSLAIGTSFIITKKGLMDASARTGSTEGVQASDYLQNPIWWGGMITMAIGEIANFAAYTFAPAILVTPLGALSVIIGAVLAAIFLKERLGTLGKMGCAICLMGSVIIILHAPPDKEVQTVDEILGYATQPGFLFYCTVVTLYSLFMIYKIVPKYGNTNPMIYLSICSSVGSISVMSIKAFGIALKLTLGGNNQFTHVSTYLFLVVVALCIVTQMNYFNKALDQFDTSIVNPLYYVTFTTFTLAASFILFKGFNTSSAVDIISLLIGFLIIFSGVYLLNISRTESPMANRDREIFGVHTSKDMAPLDNGVGGFSTVRRSMQINRTSEYDNEESVGLRRFDSFEIDSGDEDTRNYRQ, from the coding sequence ATGGAAGATAAATATATTGGCCTTGCATTGGCTATGTCCTCATCATTGGCAATTGGTACTTCATTCATCATTACCAAGAAAGGCTTGATGGACGCATCAGCTCGGACTGGCAGCACAGAGGGTGTTCAAGCTCTGGATTATCTTCAAAACCCAATTTGGTGGGGAGGTATGATCACCATGGCAATTGGAGAAATTGCCAATTTTGCTGCATACACATTTGCACCTGCTATTTTGGTCACACCGTTGGGGGCATTATCTGTTATCATAGGTGCTGTTTTAGCGgcaatatttttaaaagagAGATTAGGAACCTTGGGTAAAATGGGCTGTGCTATCTGTCTAATGGGTTCAgtaatcattattttgcATGCTCCACCAGATAAAGAGGTTCAAACCGTGGATGAAATTTTGGGATACGCCACTCAGCCAGGGTTCTTGTTTTATTGTACAGTGGTTACACTTTACTCGTTATTTATGATCTACAAAATCGTTCCCAAGTATGGAAATACGAATccaatgatttatttatcaatctGTTCTTCTGTCGGGTCTATTTCAGTTATGTCTATTAAAGCCTTTGGAATTGCCCTTAAATTGACTTTGGGTGGGAACAACCAGTTTACACACGTTTCAACATACTTGTTTTTGGTTGTAGTGGCATTGTGCATTGTCACgcaaatgaattatttcaaCAAGGCGTTGGACCAGTTTGATACCTCAATTGTGAATCCATTGTATTACGTCACTTTCACTACTTTTACTTTGGCAGCCTCGtttatattattcaaaGGGTTCAATACATCATCTGCAGTTGACATTATCTCTTTGTTGATTGGTTTCCTAATTATTTTCAGTGGtgtttatttgttgaaCATCTCAAGAACAGAAAGCCCAATGGCCAATAGAGATAGAGAAATCTTTGGTGTGCACACGTCAAAGGACATGGCTCCTCTAGATAATGGGGTTGGCGGGTTTTCGACGGTAAGAAGATCTATGCAAATCAATAGAACTTCTGAATACGACAATGAAGAAAGTGTTGGTTTGAGAAGATTCGATAGCTTTGAAATAGATAGCGGTGACGAAGATACAAGGAATTATAGACAATGA
- a CDS encoding alpha,alpha trehalose-phosphate synthase [UDP-forming] subunit, putative (spliced gene;~Similar to S. cerevisiae TPS3) has protein sequence MTVIIASLFLPYTVHFEIDTAEVQSIPQQDTTAPAQSTSTPSTTASSAQLSILPSLSKQPRPAAVIPDNKQFERSDTPEGFFYNRRSSAKSEHQFIQPISKISKMDSSVVDSKKPNEDMGLPGFSRSQVNLANSTPNLARVTKPLAPPPLNRGRSSFSKAMFTFHGNSSATSLMSEDGTAESSPVILPSSLEDDFDQNFQDMVHGKSNLAPFGGFSRPGVESQFLFEKNIFDVAPWSIVRPDNGNGSLTKAVNISIDSGIMDKAKWVGIVAMPSDDVPLRVKSEISQKLSADYDCEAVFPDDVTFEGHYKSFCKQILWPTLHYQIPDDPKSKAFEDHSWEHYVLMNQLIADKVVDTYNNVKDKETTVWIHDYHLLLVPKMVRDKLPDAKIGFFLHVSFPSSEVFRCFAQRNQLLEGMLGANSIGFQTNEYVRHFLQTCNRLLLADTSESGVNYQGNFTVTSTIPVGIDAFSVREKVHSAQVAEWRGLIKERWKDQHLIVSRDKLDKLRGIKQKLLAYEMFLIDNPEYIESTVLIQICIGSAQDPDYESEIMKIVSRINSMPENISVTQPVVLLQRDIGFDQYLALLCEADVFVVSSMREGLNLTCHEFITANEDKKSPLMLSEFTGSSNLLSCKGQGAILINPWDIKKFSETIKISLTMSVGEKELRWHNCNQIVLTHDSKHWVTSCLNSIDNSWKIDHKKSGNLIPFTKNAFKNWRGVGGKRLIILALEISSAVANTRGNNAGSASGKVNVIDPSRLVKLLSDLVESQSTLVYLLSYLQRSDLDIMFKRYPQIGLIAENGNFVKLIGAKNWISLADKDELNSWMPEIVKLVESKVERLPGSFCEALDATVRFHAGKSFSEDRERSLDTMGETIQHINTLYEHNGIHATLVRNSVIVQKDQISLKAIRLVLSCHNSNLDQKYVVSHINEFQQSMKDDIPSSDHELAAVLYSGGLTSIDEANYEYVNSLKNDIRSLTVTLISSSNEETKTAATYGVRGINELLCILNS, from the exons ATGACAGTAATTATAGCATCTTT ATTCTTACCCTATACAGTTCATTTTGAGATTGATACTGCGGAAGTGCAATCGATTCCGCAGCAAGACACAACAGCTCCTGCTCAATCAACTTCAACGCCAAGTACAACTGCGTCATCGGCACAATTGTCTATTCTCCCTTCGTTATCAAAACAACCAAGACCTGCAGCTGTTATTCCAGACAATAAGCAATTTGAACGTTCCGACACCCCAGAAGGGTTCTTCTACAATAGAAGAAGCTCTGCCAAGTCAGAACATCAGTTTATTCAgccaatatcaaaaatcaGTAAAATGGATAGTTCTGTTGTTGATTCCAAAAAACCAAACGAAGATATGGGTCTTCCAGGATTTAGCAGATCACAAGTTAACTTGGCAAATTCGACTCCCAACTTGGCACGTGTCACGAAACCACTAGCGCCACCTCCATTGAACCGAGGCCGGAGCTCATTTAGTAAAGCAATGTTCACGTTTCACGGAAACAGTAGTGCTACCTCATTGATGTCTGAGGATGGTACTGCTGAGAGCAGCCCTGTTATATTGCCTTCGAGCTTGGAAGATGATTTTGATCAAAATTTCCAGGATATGGTGCATggtaaatcaaatttggcTCCGTTTGGTGGGTTCTCCAGACCAGGAGTCGAATCACAATTTCTTTTCGAAAAAAACATTTTTGATGTTGCCCCATGGTCCATTGTTCGACCAGACAATGGTAATGGTTCTTTGACAAAGGCAGTAAATATCTCAATTGACTCAGGAATTATGGATAAAGCAAAATGGGTCGGTATTGTTGCCATGCCAAGCGACGATGTGCCGCTACGAGTTAAATCTGAAATTTCGCAAAAATTGTCCGCAGACTACGATTGTGAGGCGGTGTTCCCCGACGACGTCACGTTTGAAGGTCATTACAAGTCATTCTGTAAACAAATTTTGTGGCCAACGTTGCATTATCAGATCCCCGATGACCCTAAATCCAAAGCGTTTGAAGACCATTCGTGGGAGCATTATGTGCTAATGAACCAATTGATTGCAGATAAAGTAGTAGATACATACAACAACGTGAAGGATAAAGAGACAACTGTATGGATTCATGACTACCACTTGTTATTAGTTCCCAAGATGGTTCGTGATAAGTTGCCTGATGCAAAAATCGGATTTTTCTTGCATGTTTCTTTCCCTTCGTCAGAGGTTTTCCGTTGTTTTGCtcaaagaaatcaattgttggaAGGTATGTTGGGTGCAAACTCAATAGGTTTCCAAACTAATGAATACGTTCGTCATTTTTTGCAGACGTGTAATCGGTTGTTATTGGCCGACACAAGTGAACTGGGAGTCAATTACCAGGGAAACTTTACTGTGACAAGCACTATTCCCGTTGGTATAGATGCGTTTTCCGTCAGAGAAAAAGTACATTCAGCACAAGTCGCAGAGTGGCGGGGCTTGATTAAGGAAAGATGGAAAGATCAGCATTTGATTGTCAGTAGAGATAAGTTGGACAAGTTAAGAGGAATCAAGCAAAAGCTTTTGGCTTATGAAATGTTTTTGATAGATAACCCGGAATACATTGAGAGTACAGTATTAATCCAGATATGCATTGGATCAGCTCAGGATCCCGATTATGAGCTGGAGATTATGAAGATTGTTTCGAGAATCAACTCGATGCCCGAGAATATTTCAGTTACACAACCGGTGGTATTATTACAACGAGATATTGGTTTTGATCAGTACTTGGCGTTATTATGTGAGGCAGATGTCTTTGTGGTTAGTTCTATGAGAGAGGGGTTGAATTTAACCTGCCATGAGTTTATCACTGCTAATGAAGATAAAAAGTCTCCGTTGATGCTTTCAGAATTCACCGGATCGTCTAACTTGTTGCTGTGTAAGGGACAAGGGGCAATTTTGATTAACCCATGGGATATTAAAAAGTTTTCAGAAACCATCAAAATCCTGTTGACAATGTCTGTTGGTGAAAAAGAGTTACGCTGGCACAATTGTAATCAAATTGTTCTTACACACGATTCGAAACACTGGGTTACCAGTTGCTTGAACTCGATTGATAACTCCTGGAAAATCGACCATAAAAAGAGTGGCAATCTAATTCCATTTACAAAAAACGCATTCAAGAATTGGCGTGGTGTGGGTGGTAAAAGGTTGATTATTCTTGCCTTGGAGATTTCATCAGCTGTTGCAAATACAAGAGGCAATAATGCTGGTTCTGCCTCAGGCAAAGTTAACGTTATTGATCCTTCGAGACTAGTGAAGTTATTGTCTGACTTGGTGGAATCTCAAAGCACTTTAGTTTACTTGTTGTCTTATTTGCAACGGTCGGACTTGGATATTATGTTCAAGAGATATCCTCAAATCGGTCTTATTGCAGAAAATGGGAATTTTGTCAAACTTATTGGTGCCAAGAATTGGATATCATTAGCCGACAAAGACGAGTTGAATAGCTGGATGCCAGAAATTGTGAAGCTTGTTGAGTCAAAAGTAGAAAGGTTGCCAGGATCATTTTGTGAAGCTTTGGACGCAACAGTTCGTTTCCATGCTGGAAAGTCTTTTTCTGAAGATCGAGAGAGATCTTTAGATACAATGGGTGAAACAATTCAACACATCAACACGCTATATGAACACAATGGAATACATGCCACCTTGGTGAGAAACCTGGTAATTGTCCAAAAGGATCAAATAAGCTTGAAAGCTATTCGGCTTGTCCTTTCGTGTCACAACTCTAATCTCGACCAAAAGTATGTTGTGTCACATATAAACGAGTTCCAGCAATCAATGAAAGATGATATACCTTCAAGTGACCATGAACTTGCTGCTGTTCTTTACAGTGGCGGGCTCACATCTATTGATGAGGCAAACTACGAGTATGTGAAtagtttgaaaaatgacATCAGAAGTTTGACGGTTActttaatatcatcatcaaacgAAGAAACAAAGACTGCTGCTACGTATGGAGTAAGAGGTATTAATGAATTGCTTTGTATATTAAACAGTTAG
- a CDS encoding mRNA transport regulator MTR2 homologue, putative (spliced gene;~Similar to S. cerevisiae MTR2) — MNQDPKPFLKRFLASLDLSYTQPTSQPFPNVESYATQLGSNLKRSSAIIVNGRPIIPSPQEDCKLQFQKKWLQTPLSSHQLTSYDGHLIPGTGTFVVHFSAKVRFDQSGRNRLGESADLFQENNSIVTKTNQRPIWGSWFGVDVNLVVDENVVQDGEIINSMDYRFTYVPNDSIIKV, encoded by the exons ATGAATCAAGACCCAA AGCCGTTTCTTAAACGATTTCTTGCATCGTTGGATTTACTGTACACCCAGCCAACATCACAGCCATTCCCCAACGTTGAATCGTATGCAACCCAGCTAggatcaaatttaaaacgGTCAAGTGCAATTATAGTGAATGGTCGGCCCATAATACCGAGCCCACAAGAAGACTGTAAATTGCAGTTTCAAAAGAAATGGTTACAAACTCCATTATCGTCGCATCAATTGACAAGTTATGACGGACACTTAATTCCAGGCACTGGGACTTTTGTCGTTCATTTTTCAGCAAAAGTAAGATTTGATCAAAGTGGAAGAAATAGGTTAGGTGAGTCTGCCGACTTGTTTCAGGagaataattcaattgtcACCAAAACGAACCAAAGGCCTATTTGGGGGTCATGGTTTGGTGTGGACGTGAATTTGGTTGTTGACGAAAACGTTGTGCAAGACGGAGAGATTATAAACAGTATGGATTATAGATTTACCTATGTACCCAACGATAGCATTATAAAAGTCTAA
- a CDS encoding TBP-associated factor, putative (Similar to S. cerevisiae TAF8) → MDTVLESIVGTLLETRNYTFTEQFLDQLTELTLQYINELSADLSKYTRIQRRQQPSISDIKLLLKLKHISTNELIQEIELSKKFTYRKQLTSLLDSLVEEPINEQSRPFFDQSSITELVPRLNVKPSYIPSYLPDLPPDYTYQSTPEYMETLTDLKKLRMKLVEESRMTETSLYKLIEYDDIEWRQKFEQELAELDPNTSVNDTTNLPIATTDAKTKNSEDFKFDIVEYARMRKQLQIKRHRNLETKRKTREENIFMKAEMYYSPYSTIEPTPEVKKYFEDVLSDGFKNVIMSVRNTEKLKEQKLKRQIEENARREQELQKQNESISFNFPAINQSESESESEQEEKELNFDASDNERESRNLVVVQSSDGKALQQLNPPLSEDVSDISSDDMDIVA, encoded by the coding sequence ATGGATACGGTACTAGAAAGCATAGTAGGAACCTTGCTTGAAACAAGAAACTACACTTTTACTGAACAGTTTCTTGATCAATTAACAGAACTTACCTTACAATATATTAATGAACTTTCAGCGGATCTTTCAAAGTATACACGCATACAAAGGAGACAACAGCCATCTATATCTGATATCAAGCTATTGCTAAAGCTAAAACACATTTCAACAAATGAGCTAATACAGGAAATCGAACTAAGCAAGAAGTTTACCTATCGAAAACAACTAACGTCATTGTTAGACCTGTTGGTCGAAGAACCAATCAACGAACAATCGCGTCCATTCTTTGACCAATCGTCAATCACAGAACTTGTGCCTAGATTAAATGTCAAACCAAGCTATATCCCATCTTATTTACCAGATCTACCTCCAGATTATACCTACCAATCAACCCCGGAGTACATGGAAACACTAACTgatttaaagaaattacGAATGAAATTGGTAGAAGAATCAAGAATGACAGAAACATCTTTGTACAAATTGATAGAAtatgatgatattgaatgGAGACAGAAGTTTGAACAAGAACTAGCGGAGTTGGACCCAAACACATCTGTCAACGACACCACAAACTTACCAATAGCGACTACAGATGCAAAGACGAAAAATAGTGAGGATTTCAAGTTTGATATTGTCGAGTATGCAAGAATGAGAAAACAACTCCAAATCAAAAGGCATAGAAATTTAGAAACTAAACGGAAAACAAGAGAAGAGAACATTTTTATGAAAGCAGAAATGTACTATTCGCCATACTCCACAATCGAGCCAACCCCAGAAgttaaaaaatattttgaggATGTCTTATCGGACGGGTTCAAGAATGTGATAATGTCGGTACGAAATACCGAAAAACTCAAAGAACAAAAACTCAAACGTCaaatagaagaaaatgCCAGACGGGAACAAGAATTGCAGAAACAAAACGAGTCCATATCATTTAACTTCCCAGCAATAAACCAACTGGAAAGTGAAAGTGAGAGTGAAcaggaagaaaaagaattgaattttgatGCTAGTGACAACGAGAGGGAAAGCCGGAATTTGGTTGTTGTACAAAGTTCTGACGGAAAAGCCTTACAACAACTTAACCCCCCGCTTTCTGAAGACGTATCTGACATATCGTCGGATGATATGGACATTGTTGCGTGA
- a CDS encoding translation initiation factor 1A, putative (Similar to S. cerevisiae TIF11), translating to MGKSSGKGKGGKNRRRGKNVNSGQKRELIYKEEGQEYAQITKMLGNGRIEVSCFDGIKRMGHIRGKLRKKVWMGQGDIILVSLRDFQDDQCDVVHKYNSDEARTLKNVGELPENAKINETDTFGADDDEEVNFEFGGADEDESEEDEELDIDDI from the coding sequence ATGGGTAAATCATCCGGTAAAGGAAAAGGAGGCAAGaatagaagaagaggaaagAATGTCAACAGTGGacaaaaaagagaattaaTCTACAAAGAAGAGGGCCAAGAATATGCTCAAATTACTAAGATGTTAGGTAATGGTAGAATCGAAGTCAGTTGTTTCGATGGGATTAAAAGAATGGGCCACATCAGAGGAAAATTGAGAAAGAAGGTGTGGATGGGACAAGGTGATATTATTTTGGTGTCGTTGAGAGATTTCCAGGACGACCAATGTGATGTTGTCCACAAGTACAACTCTGATGAAGCCAGAACCTTGAAGAATGTTGGTGAATTGCCTGAAAATGCCAAGATTAACGAAACCGATACCTTTGGTGCtgatgatgacgaagaGGTCAATTTTGAATTCGGTGGAGCCGACGAGGATGAATCTGAAGAGGATGAAGAGTtggatattgatgatatttaa
- a CDS encoding calcineurin-like phosphoesterase, putative (Annotation based on Pfam hit to PF00149, Calcineurin-like phosphoesterase), with protein MLLLSTLVAVLVNCCYVSSSPHRNLTWNDINFVHTTDTHGWYSGHLNQPLYRGNWGDFISFTTHLRRIAHTQNQDLLIIDSGDRHDGNGLSDITTPNGLKSTPIFIKQDYDLLTIGNHELYLWENSKQEYETVVNHFRDKYVCSNVEIRLNDGQFVPMGQKYKYFTTPIRGIRVLAFGFLFDFKRFNNGTRVTPMAQTIHQPWFQEALKHKVDLIIIVGHTPISHNWGEFYQVHQYLRQFFPNTVIQYFGGHSHVRDFTVFDNLSTGLQSGRYCETVGWTSISLDKELSVRQRFSRSYIDFNTDSFKYHTNLDKEFDTEKGKSVSKLIRETRKELKLDTLIGYVKTNYYVDYVPIDHPKSIFNLLTSKILKTLPKSKHEERITIINTGSIRYDLYKGPYTIDSKFVVSPFENIWVNITVPKSVATKVAAKLNDADYISASRLKPPHQYDLQVQGNSNHQQAHFQVEEKLPKGYVTHDDFGTDGDDTLHRGVVNFPVPNVVQSVEINDEVDSQVNLVFYSFITPNIIWALRELNFTTEQVPTPYSDIYLGTLLNEFIANNKI; from the coding sequence atgttgttgttgtcaacTCTTGTTGCAGTGTTAGTAAACTGCTGTTATGTGTCGTCGTCGCCACATCGTAATTTGACATGGAACGATATAAATTTTGTTCATACCACCGATACCCACGGCTGGTACTCTGGGCATCTCAATCAGCCTCTTTATCGTGGCAACTGGGGAGATTTCATTTCGTTCACTACACACTTGCGGCGAATTGCCCATACTCAGAACCAAGATCTTTTGATTATAGACAGTGGCGATCGTCACGACGGTAATGGCTTATCGGATATCACCACTCCCAATGGCCTAAAATCAACTCctatttttatcaaacaaGATTATGATTTGCTAACTATAGGAAACCACGAGTTGTACCTTTGGGAGAATTCAAAGCAGGAATACGAAACCGTGGTTAATCATTTTCGCGATAAATATGTTTGCTCAAATGTCGAAATCAGGCTAAACGACGGCCAGTTTGTTCCCATGGGGCAGAAGTACAAGTATTTTACAACACCAATTAGAGGGATTAGAGTCTTGgcttttggttttttgtttgactTTAAGAGGTTTAATAATGGCACTAGAGTGACGCCTATGGCACAAACCATCCACCAGCCGTGGTTTCAAGAGGCATTGAAGCATAAAGTAgatttgattataattGTGGGGCACACACCCATTTCTCATAACTGGGGAGAGTTTTACCAGGTTCACCAATACTTGCGTCAGTTTTTCCCGAACACAGTGATTCAGTATTTTGGCGGTCACAGTCATGTTCGTGACTTTACTGTGTTTGACAATTTATCTACTGGGTTGCAGAGCGGCAGGTACTGTGAGACCGTTGGTTGGACAAGTATCAGTTTAGATAAAGAACTCTCTGTTAGACAAAGATTCTCGAGATCttatattgatttcaataCCGATTCATTCAAATACCACACCAATTTAGATAAAGAGTTTGATACTGAAAAGGGGAAACTGGTTTCCAAGTTGATTCGAGAAACACGCAAAGAACTCAAGTTAGATACTTTGATAGGCTACgtcaaaacaaattattatgtCGATTACGTGCCCATTGACCACCCCAAGagcattttcaatttattaaccCTGAAAATCCTCAAAACATTACCGAAATCCAAACACGAAGAGCGTATTACAATTATCAACACTGGTTCAATTAGGTACGATTTGTACAAGGGGCCCTACACCATCGACTCCAAATTCGTTGTCTCGCCATTTGAAAACATATGGGTCAATATCACGGTGCCAAAATCAGTTGCCACCAAAGTAGCAGCTAAACTAAATGATGCAGACTATATCAGTGCTTCTCGATTAAAACCACCTCATCAATATGACTTGCAAGTGCAAGGCAACTCTAACCACCAGCAAGCTCATTTTCAAGTCGAGGAAAAGCTCCCTAAAGGTTATGTCACTCATGATGATTTTGGAACTGATGGCGACGATACGTTACATCGTGGTGTGGTTAATTTCCCCGTGCCCAATGTTGTCCAGAGTGTAGAGATCAACGATGAAGTAGATTCGCAAGTCAACCTCGTGTTCTACAGTTTTATAACACCCAATATCATCTGGGCATTAAGAGAGTTGAATTTCACGACTGAACAAGTACCTACACCATACTCCGACATTTATTTAGGTACATTACTAAACGAATTCATTGCCAACAATAAGATCTAA
- a CDS encoding ubiquitin domain-containing protein, putative (Similar to S. cerevisiae DSK2) produces MSESITITIKSSGDKKYEVTVDPSITVSQLKELVAEKSDIPAGSQRLIYSGKVLKDTETVASYKVQTGHTIHLVKSAATTAAAAAAAPQSSNTPANASVPSNIAAGQGSFNPLADLTGARYAGYSQLPSASMFGPDGGMNSNIPDPEQLNSMMSNPVFQQQMQAMLSDPQMLDFMIQQNPQLRAMGPQVREMLQSPLFRQMMSNPEMLRSMMQMRGGDAGQTNAFPAPGANPTTGESGNNGAPANPFANLFPNGIPPIDPSALFGGAAPAAAPAPVDNRPPEERYESQLRQLNDMGFYDFDRNVEALRRTGGSVQGAIEYLLGGN; encoded by the coding sequence ATGTCTGAATCAATCACTATTACCATCAAATCGTCTGGCGATAAAAAATACGAAGTCACAGTTGATCCACTGATCACTGTTTCCCAGTTAAAGGAGTTGGTCGCGGAAAAGTCTGACATACCTGCTGGTAGTCAAAGATTGATCTACTCAGGAAAGGTATTGAAGGATACTGAAACCGTTGCATCTTACAAGGTGCAAACCGGACACACTATCCACTTGGTTAAAAGTGCTGCCACCACTGcagctgctgctgctgctgcacCACAGCTGTCAAACACCCCAGCTAATGCTTCAGTTCCTTCAAACATAGCAGCAGGCCAAGGATCATTCAACCCACTAGCTGACTTAACTGGAGCACGTTATGCTGGATACAGCCAATTACCATCGGCATCCATGTTTGGACCTGATGGGGGTATGAACAGCAACATACCGGACCCTGAGCAGTTAAATTCCATGATGTCAAATCCTGttttccaacaacaaatgcAAGCAATGTTATCAGATCCTCAAATGCTAGATTTTATGATCCAACAGAATCCTCAATTGAGAGCCATGGGTCCTCAAGTCAGAGAAATGTTACAAAGTCCATTATTTAGACAAATGATGTCGAACCCGGAAATGCTAAGAAGTATGATGCAAATGAGAGGAGGTGATGCGGGGCAAACTAATGCATTCCCTGCCCCAGGTGCCAATCCTACTACTGGCGAAAGTGGCAATAATGGAGCACCTGCTAACCCATTTGCAAATTTGTTTCCTAATGGAATTCCACCAATTGATCCTCTGGCATTATTTGGAGGTGCTGCCCCTGCAGCCGCGCCTGCTCCAGTAGACAACAGACCACCAGAAGAAAGATATGAAAGTCAATTGAGACAATTGAACGATATGGGGTTTTATGATTTCGATAGGAATGTAGAAGCATTAAGAAGAACTGGTGGTAGTGTTCAAGGTGCAATTGAGTATTTGTTAGGAGGTAATTAG